The following proteins are encoded in a genomic region of Micromonospora olivasterospora:
- a CDS encoding sugar transferase, with product MGEVTTSLQRPVTNTGRSKHVRHVDSFEIQPPTPPSHNGVPRSAWARARRRVSRWHRPYTAALLLLDSGAAALASFLAIQIFQQAASGFSSAHESWFYTVAFVLLPLGWLIILWGNRAYDRRYLGLGPDEFKRVIRGGVAVAATVSFIAFALKADLSRWTVGFALLGALLLILLGRMLARLTLHLIRRRAGQAGHRMVLVGTLPECLEVYAAVTRNPSAGLVPVAIHITDGYAAARGMDTPVPVYAGRDVLALVREVGGDTIAVCGSASAEPGELRRLAWQLEGSGVDLVVAPQLTDIAGPRVHIRPIEGLPLLHVEEPTLSGPALLAKNLMDRVAAGLGLVLLIPVFVAIAVAIRLSDRGPVFFRQPRVGHEGRTFRVWKFRTMYVDAEDRLASLVDQNETDGMLFKMKQDPRVFPVGRFLRASSLDELPQLINVLKGEMSLVGPRPLPADDGDFLGDVRRRLLVRPGMTGLWQVSGRSDLSWDEAVRLDLYYVDNWSLAYDLSILWRTVGVVLARKGAY from the coding sequence ATGGGTGAGGTGACGACAAGCCTCCAGCGCCCGGTAACCAACACAGGCCGGAGCAAACACGTGCGGCACGTCGACAGCTTCGAGATCCAGCCGCCGACACCGCCGTCGCACAACGGCGTACCCCGGTCGGCCTGGGCTCGCGCCCGCCGACGCGTCTCCCGCTGGCACCGTCCCTACACCGCGGCCCTGCTGCTGCTCGACTCGGGCGCGGCGGCGTTGGCCAGCTTCCTGGCCATCCAGATCTTCCAGCAGGCGGCGTCGGGCTTCAGCAGCGCACACGAGTCGTGGTTCTACACGGTCGCGTTCGTCCTGCTCCCGCTCGGCTGGTTGATCATCCTGTGGGGCAACCGGGCGTACGACCGGCGATACCTCGGCCTCGGGCCGGACGAGTTCAAACGGGTGATCCGGGGCGGGGTGGCCGTCGCCGCCACCGTCTCCTTCATCGCGTTCGCCCTCAAGGCCGACCTCTCCCGGTGGACGGTCGGCTTCGCGCTGCTCGGCGCGCTGCTGCTGATCCTGCTCGGGCGGATGCTGGCGCGGCTGACCCTGCACCTGATCCGCCGCCGGGCCGGCCAGGCCGGGCACCGGATGGTCCTCGTGGGCACCCTGCCGGAGTGCCTGGAGGTCTACGCGGCGGTCACCCGCAACCCGAGCGCCGGGCTGGTGCCGGTGGCCATCCACATCACCGACGGGTACGCGGCGGCCCGCGGCATGGACACCCCCGTTCCCGTGTACGCGGGCCGGGACGTGCTCGCCCTCGTCCGCGAGGTCGGCGGCGACACGATCGCGGTCTGCGGCTCGGCCAGCGCCGAGCCGGGCGAGTTGCGCCGGCTGGCCTGGCAACTGGAGGGCTCCGGCGTCGACCTGGTGGTCGCCCCGCAGCTCACGGACATCGCCGGCCCCCGGGTGCACATCCGCCCGATCGAGGGCCTGCCGCTGCTGCACGTCGAGGAGCCGACCCTGTCGGGCCCGGCGCTGCTGGCCAAGAACCTGATGGACCGGGTCGCCGCCGGCCTCGGCCTGGTGCTGCTGATCCCGGTGTTCGTCGCGATCGCCGTTGCCATCCGGCTCTCCGACCGCGGCCCGGTCTTCTTCCGCCAGCCCCGCGTCGGCCACGAGGGGCGCACCTTCCGGGTGTGGAAGTTCCGCACCATGTACGTCGACGCCGAGGATCGGCTGGCCAGCCTGGTCGACCAGAACGAGACCGACGGCATGCTGTTCAAGATGAAGCAGGACCCGCGGGTCTTCCCGGTGGGCCGCTTCCTGCGGGCCTCCTCGCTCGACGAGCTGCCCCAGCTGATCAACGTGCTCAAGGGCGAGATGTCCCTGGTCGGGCCGCGCCCGCTGCCGGCCGACGACGGCGACTTCCTCGGCGACGTGCGCCGCCGGCTCCTGGTCCGGCCCGGCATGACCGGCCTGTGGCAGGTCTCCGGCCGCTCCGACCTGTCCTGGGACGAGGCGGTCCGGCTGGACCTCTACTACGTCGACAACTGGTCGCTCGCGTACGACCTGAGCATCCTGTGGCGCACGGTGGGCGTGGTGCTGGCCCGCAAGGGCGCGTACTAG
- a CDS encoding iron-containing alcohol dehydrogenase family protein, which yields MPLLARTVLTPLHIDVRRGAVADLAAILADGRISAGGDVAVVVGPGQGEQIAELIRPSLRSADVFTVTGGTLDAADDLGAKLRDRSYDAVVGIGGGKTIDVAKYAATRRGLPMVTVATGLANDGIASPVASLITDGIKGSYGVHIPIAVIVDLDFVEAGPERHNRAGIGDVVSNISALADWELARQVRGEPVDGLAASLARMGAEAVLAHQGDMSDDGFVTVLAEALISTGLAMAVCGTSRPASGGCHEIMHAVDALYPGTASHGELAGLGALFCTFLRGDERRFVEMSACLARHGLPRLPAEVELTDDQFVAAVQFAPATRPDRYTILEHLAMSPSETRERLADYAGALRDHLG from the coding sequence GTGCCGCTACTAGCCCGGACGGTCCTCACCCCGCTGCACATCGACGTACGGCGGGGCGCGGTGGCCGATCTCGCCGCGATCCTCGCCGACGGTCGGATCTCCGCCGGGGGCGACGTCGCGGTGGTGGTCGGTCCGGGGCAGGGCGAGCAGATCGCCGAGCTGATCCGCCCGTCGCTGCGCTCGGCGGACGTGTTCACCGTGACCGGGGGCACGCTCGACGCCGCCGACGACCTGGGCGCCAAGCTGCGCGACCGGTCGTACGACGCGGTGGTCGGCATCGGCGGCGGCAAGACCATCGACGTGGCGAAGTACGCCGCCACCCGGCGCGGCCTGCCCATGGTCACCGTGGCGACCGGCCTGGCCAACGACGGAATCGCCTCCCCGGTGGCCAGCCTGATCACCGACGGGATCAAGGGCTCGTACGGGGTGCACATCCCGATCGCCGTGATCGTGGACCTGGACTTCGTGGAGGCCGGCCCGGAGCGGCACAACCGGGCCGGGATCGGCGACGTGGTCAGCAACATCAGCGCGCTGGCCGACTGGGAGCTGGCCCGGCAGGTCCGCGGCGAGCCGGTCGACGGGCTGGCCGCCTCGCTGGCCCGGATGGGCGCCGAGGCGGTGCTCGCCCACCAGGGCGACATGAGCGACGACGGGTTCGTCACCGTGCTGGCCGAGGCGCTGATCTCCACCGGCCTCGCGATGGCGGTCTGCGGCACCAGCCGCCCGGCCAGCGGCGGCTGCCACGAGATCATGCACGCCGTCGACGCGCTCTACCCGGGCACCGCCTCGCACGGCGAGTTGGCCGGGCTCGGCGCGCTCTTCTGCACCTTTCTGCGCGGCGACGAGCGCCGGTTCGTGGAGATGTCGGCCTGCCTGGCCCGGCACGGCCTGCCCCGGCTGCCCGCCGAGGTCGAGCTGACCGACGACCAGTTCGTGGCGGCGGTGCAGTTCGCGCCGGCCACCCGGCCGGACCGCTACACGATCCTCGAACACCTCGCGATGTCGCCTTCCGAGACGCGGGAGCGGCTGGCAGACTACGCCGGTGCACTCCGCGACCACCTTGGCTGA
- a CDS encoding Fpg/Nei family DNA glycosylase, with product MPELPEVEALAGYLRERAVGRRVDRVEVAAISALKTYDPAPAAVSGRAVTDARRHGKFLDVVFDGDLHLVVHLARAGWLHYRESFPSTAPLRPGKGPIALRVRLDDGSGFDLTEAGTQKKLAAYLVADPAQVPGVAKLGPDALAADLPTFAERIRGRRGQVKGVLTDQAVLAGVGNAYSDEILHAARLSPFALTDRLTDAQVAALHEATRRVLGDAVTRSLGQKAAELKGEKRSGLTVHARTGLPCPVCGDTVREVSFADSSLQYCPTCQTGGKPLADRRLSRLVR from the coding sequence ATGCCAGAGCTACCGGAGGTGGAAGCGCTCGCCGGCTACCTGCGCGAGCGCGCGGTGGGGCGGCGCGTCGACCGGGTCGAGGTCGCCGCGATCAGCGCCCTGAAGACGTACGACCCGGCGCCCGCCGCCGTGTCGGGTCGCGCGGTGACCGACGCCCGGCGGCACGGCAAGTTCCTCGACGTGGTCTTCGACGGCGACCTGCACCTCGTGGTGCATCTGGCCCGGGCCGGCTGGCTGCACTACCGGGAGTCGTTCCCCTCCACCGCCCCGCTTCGTCCCGGCAAGGGGCCGATCGCCCTGCGGGTCCGGCTCGACGACGGCTCCGGATTCGACCTGACGGAGGCGGGCACCCAGAAGAAGCTGGCCGCGTACCTGGTCGCCGACCCGGCGCAGGTGCCCGGGGTGGCCAAGCTCGGCCCGGACGCGCTCGCCGCCGACCTGCCCACCTTCGCCGAGCGGATCCGCGGCCGCCGGGGCCAGGTCAAGGGCGTGCTGACCGACCAGGCGGTGCTGGCCGGGGTGGGCAACGCGTACTCGGACGAGATCCTGCACGCGGCAAGGCTGTCGCCGTTCGCGCTCACCGACCGGCTGACCGACGCTCAGGTGGCCGCCCTGCACGAGGCGACCCGGCGGGTGCTCGGGGACGCGGTGACCCGGTCGCTGGGGCAGAAGGCGGCCGAGCTGAAGGGGGAGAAGCGCTCCGGGCTGACCGTGCACGCCCGGACCGGGCTGCCCTGTCCGGTCTGCGGGGACACGGTGCGCGAGGTGTCGTTCGCCGACTCCAGCCTCCAGTACTGCCCGACGTGCCAGACCGGCGGCAAGCCGTTGGCTGACCGACGGTTGTCGCGACTCGTACGGTGA
- a CDS encoding CDP-alcohol phosphatidyltransferase family protein codes for MHSATTLAEPSRPSVADFHRVNRGGGLFSESVSQWLGAAFALVAQRLGLRPTALSMTNLVLGLATSLTVVVLAGPVAAGDAPAWVVGLVALVGWQVAYALDCADGQLARVTGQGNPAGARVDVLCDVAAQIALVAALAATAVAQHPSTPTWLVAVFAGTWMVNLVTSVMQAGPNAASMVTSTSLPVRLVKLVRDYGAVIFGAALVLLFAPALTLWVIVAFTVVNGGFLLASIAFSARASLR; via the coding sequence GTGCACTCCGCGACCACCTTGGCTGAGCCGTCCCGCCCCTCCGTCGCCGACTTCCACCGGGTGAACCGGGGCGGCGGCCTGTTCAGTGAGTCGGTCAGCCAGTGGTTGGGAGCGGCGTTCGCGCTGGTCGCGCAGCGGCTCGGGCTGCGCCCCACCGCCCTGTCGATGACCAACCTGGTGCTCGGCCTGGCCACCTCGCTGACCGTGGTGGTCCTCGCCGGCCCGGTCGCCGCGGGGGACGCACCGGCCTGGGTGGTCGGGCTGGTCGCGCTGGTCGGCTGGCAGGTCGCGTACGCCCTGGACTGCGCCGACGGGCAGCTGGCCCGGGTGACCGGGCAGGGCAACCCCGCCGGTGCCCGGGTCGACGTGCTCTGCGACGTGGCCGCCCAGATCGCCCTGGTGGCCGCGCTGGCCGCCACGGCCGTGGCCCAGCACCCGTCGACGCCGACCTGGCTGGTCGCGGTCTTCGCCGGCACGTGGATGGTCAACCTGGTGACCTCGGTGATGCAGGCCGGCCCGAACGCGGCCAGCATGGTCACCTCGACCAGCCTGCCGGTCCGGCTGGTCAAGCTGGTCCGCGACTACGGCGCGGTGATCTTCGGCGCCGCCCTGGTGCTGCTGTTCGCCCCGGCCCTCACCCTCTGGGTGATCGTGGCGTTCACGGTCGTCAACGGCGGCTTCCTCCTGGCCAGCATCGCCTTCTCGGCCCGCGCCTCCCTCCGCTGA
- a CDS encoding sensor histidine kinase — MAGNLSAVVGVVSLGTALAAALYAVARLRARRGIATATQRATYEVLHTAGLAAEPLRAGLTEAGAAKAVRHLRALVGAAGLALTDRDRLLALDGRGGHHADQLLAAAQRATAGGRSTVLGESELHCDRVDCPVRGAVVAPLRADGRVVGALVAVADGPPAPGLVQATLETAHWAGNQLALAELDRSRERLARAEVRALRAQISPHFIYNALTAIGSFVRTDPERARELILEFAEFTRYSFRAHGEFTTLAEELRSIDRYLTIERARFGDRLQVRLQIAPEVLPVTLPFLCLQPLVENAVRHGLSRKPGTGMVSIEARDAGAECHITVEDDGVGMDPTTLTAGIAELAGAGSDPTDDAGQHVGLSNVDERLRSAFGDRFGLVVETGLGSGTRVSLRVPKFHPGVRAGS; from the coding sequence GTGGCAGGCAACCTCTCCGCCGTCGTCGGCGTGGTCTCGCTCGGCACGGCACTGGCCGCGGCGCTGTACGCGGTCGCCCGGCTGCGCGCCCGACGGGGCATCGCCACGGCGACCCAGCGGGCCACGTACGAGGTGCTGCACACCGCCGGGCTGGCCGCCGAGCCCCTGCGCGCGGGGCTGACGGAGGCGGGCGCGGCGAAGGCCGTACGCCACCTGCGGGCCCTGGTGGGGGCGGCCGGGCTGGCCCTGACGGACCGGGACCGGCTGCTCGCCCTCGACGGGCGCGGCGGGCACCACGCCGACCAGCTGCTCGCGGCGGCCCAGCGGGCGACGGCGGGCGGGCGGTCGACGGTGCTGGGGGAGTCGGAGCTGCACTGCGACCGGGTCGACTGCCCGGTCCGCGGGGCGGTGGTGGCCCCGCTGCGCGCCGACGGCCGGGTGGTCGGGGCGCTGGTCGCCGTCGCGGACGGTCCCCCCGCCCCGGGGTTGGTCCAGGCCACCCTGGAGACCGCGCACTGGGCCGGCAACCAGCTCGCCCTGGCCGAGCTGGACCGCTCCCGCGAGCGGCTGGCCCGCGCCGAGGTACGCGCGCTGCGCGCCCAGATCAGCCCGCACTTCATCTACAACGCGCTGACGGCGATCGGCTCGTTCGTCCGCACCGACCCGGAGCGGGCCCGGGAGCTGATCCTGGAGTTCGCCGAGTTCACCCGGTACTCCTTCCGGGCGCACGGGGAGTTCACCACGCTGGCCGAGGAGCTGCGCTCGATCGACCGCTACCTGACCATCGAGCGGGCCCGGTTCGGCGACCGGCTCCAGGTGCGACTCCAGATCGCCCCGGAGGTGCTGCCGGTGACGCTGCCGTTCCTCTGCCTCCAGCCGCTGGTGGAGAACGCGGTCCGGCACGGGTTGTCACGCAAGCCCGGCACCGGCATGGTGAGCATCGAGGCCCGGGACGCGGGCGCGGAGTGCCACATCACGGTGGAGGACGACGGAGTGGGCATGGACCCGACGACGCTGACCGCCGGCATCGCCGAGCTGGCCGGCGCCGGCAGCGACCCGACCGACGACGCGGGCCAGCACGTCGGCCTCTCGAACGTCGACGAGCGGCTGCGCTCGGCGTTCGGGGACCGGTTCGGCCTGGTCGTCGAGACGGGGCTCGGCTCCGGTACGCGGGTGAGCCTGCGGGTGCCGAAGTTCCACCCCGGCGTACGGGCCGGTTCGTGA
- a CDS encoding response regulator transcription factor, which produces MKERRVLVVEDERTIAESVATRLRAEGFAVEIAADGPAAVTRFRAWQPDLVVLDVMLPGFDGLEVCRRIQADRPVPVLMLTARDDETDLLVGLAVGADDYLTKPFSMRELAARVHVLLRRVERAAAAPPATVALGDVEINQAERRVLRAGVEVHLTPTEFDLLVHFAGRPRTVLPRERLLADVWGWADGSGTRTVDSHVKALRRKLGADLIRTVHGVGYALEVQP; this is translated from the coding sequence ATGAAGGAGCGCAGGGTGCTGGTGGTCGAGGACGAGCGGACGATCGCCGAGTCGGTCGCCACCCGGCTACGGGCCGAGGGCTTCGCCGTAGAGATCGCCGCGGACGGGCCCGCCGCCGTAACCCGGTTCCGGGCGTGGCAGCCCGATCTGGTCGTCCTCGACGTGATGCTGCCCGGGTTCGACGGGCTGGAGGTGTGCCGGCGCATCCAGGCCGACCGCCCGGTGCCCGTCCTCATGCTCACCGCCCGGGACGACGAGACGGACCTGCTGGTCGGGCTCGCCGTCGGCGCGGACGACTACCTCACCAAGCCGTTCTCGATGCGCGAGCTGGCCGCCCGGGTACACGTGCTGCTGCGCCGGGTCGAGCGGGCAGCCGCGGCGCCGCCCGCCACGGTGGCCCTCGGCGACGTGGAGATCAACCAGGCCGAGCGGCGGGTGCTGCGGGCCGGCGTCGAGGTGCACCTGACCCCGACCGAGTTCGACCTGCTGGTCCATTTCGCGGGCCGGCCACGTACGGTGCTGCCCCGGGAGCGGCTGCTCGCCGACGTGTGGGGCTGGGCCGACGGCTCCGGCACCCGTACGGTGGACAGCCACGTCAAGGCGCTGCGCCGCAAGCTCGGCGCCGACCTGATCCGCACGGTCCACGGCGTCGGCTACGCGCTGGAGGTGCAGCCGTGA
- a CDS encoding sigma-70 family RNA polymerase sigma factor: MTVSEGDLISELYAGCFRRLVVQLYAVTGDLSEAQEAVQEAFTRALAAPRRFAGLDNPEAWLRRVAVNVARSRHRRRRVLDGLLRRIGPPPVVADTAPEHLALLAALRRLPEGQRYALALHYLVDLPVDEVAATLGVSAGTVKSRLSRGRRALAELLTESDLTDTNRTGRIDVRS; the protein is encoded by the coding sequence GTGACGGTGTCCGAGGGCGACCTGATCAGCGAGCTGTACGCCGGCTGTTTCCGGCGACTGGTGGTCCAGCTGTACGCGGTGACCGGCGATCTCAGCGAGGCGCAGGAGGCGGTGCAGGAGGCGTTCACCCGGGCGCTCGCCGCGCCCCGGCGGTTCGCGGGGCTGGACAACCCCGAGGCCTGGCTGCGGCGGGTGGCGGTGAACGTCGCCCGCAGCCGGCACCGGCGGCGGCGGGTGCTGGACGGGCTGCTGCGCCGGATCGGCCCGCCGCCGGTCGTCGCGGACACCGCGCCGGAGCACCTCGCGCTGCTGGCCGCGCTCCGCAGGCTCCCCGAGGGGCAGCGGTACGCCCTGGCCCTGCACTACCTGGTCGACCTGCCGGTGGACGAGGTCGCGGCGACCCTGGGTGTCTCCGCCGGGACGGTCAAGTCCCGCCTGTCGCGGGGCCGGCGGGCGCTCGCGGAACTCCTCACCGAATCCGACCTCACCGACACCAATCGCACCGGGAGGATCGATGTCCGCTCGTGA
- a CDS encoding glycosyltransferase, with product MRIVVAHNRYREAQPSGENTIVDAEIAQLTAAGMEVLPFLRSSDEIPSLPKTAKALLPLSPIYAPRAQQELSRLITEHRPDVLHLHNPYPLLSPWVVRTAHRHGVPVVQTVHNYRQVCSSGLYFRDGMICQDCRGRALGVPAIVHRCYRGSRAQSALMATTLAVHRGTWHSVDRYIALTSAVADHLRDYGVPAERIVVKPNGIPDPGRPAPLGDGFLFMGRLTPEKGLGLLLDAWRRHPDGALGPLRIAGDGELRPLAEAAAAERADVTFLGPLDRAGVRAAIEASAVVVAASTWHDVLPTVIIEALASGRPVLGTALGGIPYLVGADAPREPAGTGPAAVASAAPGAGRVPLPTGVVTGETGWVVPPEPAALAAALSVARAEAARLAPAARARYERTFHPDVVTKRLIDVYADLAATARR from the coding sequence GTGAGAATCGTGGTGGCGCACAACCGGTACCGGGAGGCCCAGCCGTCCGGCGAGAACACCATCGTCGACGCGGAGATCGCCCAGCTCACCGCCGCCGGGATGGAGGTGCTGCCGTTCCTGCGCAGCTCCGACGAGATCCCCAGCCTGCCGAAGACGGCCAAGGCGCTGCTGCCGCTGTCCCCGATCTACGCCCCGCGCGCCCAGCAGGAGCTGAGCCGGCTGATCACCGAGCACCGCCCGGACGTGCTGCACCTGCACAACCCGTACCCGCTGCTCTCGCCCTGGGTGGTGCGGACCGCGCACAGGCACGGCGTGCCGGTGGTGCAGACCGTGCACAACTACCGGCAGGTCTGCTCCTCCGGCCTGTACTTCCGCGACGGGATGATCTGCCAGGACTGCCGGGGTCGGGCGCTCGGCGTGCCGGCGATCGTGCACCGCTGCTACCGGGGGTCCCGGGCGCAGAGCGCCCTCATGGCCACCACGCTGGCCGTGCACCGGGGCACCTGGCACTCGGTGGACCGCTACATCGCGCTCACCTCGGCGGTCGCCGACCACCTGCGCGACTACGGCGTGCCCGCCGAACGCATCGTGGTGAAGCCCAACGGCATCCCGGACCCCGGGCGCCCGGCGCCGCTCGGCGACGGCTTCCTGTTCATGGGACGGCTCACCCCGGAGAAGGGGCTCGGCCTGCTGCTGGACGCCTGGCGGCGGCACCCGGACGGCGCGCTCGGTCCGCTGCGGATCGCCGGCGACGGCGAGCTGCGGCCGCTGGCCGAGGCCGCCGCGGCCGAGCGCGCCGACGTGACCTTCCTCGGGCCGCTGGACCGCGCCGGGGTGCGCGCGGCGATCGAGGCCAGCGCGGTGGTCGTGGCCGCCTCCACCTGGCACGACGTGCTGCCCACCGTGATCATCGAGGCGCTGGCGAGCGGCCGGCCGGTGCTCGGCACCGCCCTCGGCGGCATCCCGTACCTGGTGGGCGCGGACGCCCCCCGGGAGCCCGCCGGCACCGGCCCGGCCGCCGTCGCCTCCGCCGCCCCGGGGGCGGGCCGGGTGCCCCTGCCGACCGGCGTGGTGACGGGCGAGACGGGCTGGGTCGTGCCGCCGGAGCCGGCCGCCCTGGCCGCCGCCCTGTCGGTGGCCCGCGCCGAGGCGGCGCGGCTGGCGCCGGCCGCCCGCGCCCGCTACGAGCGCACCTTCCACCCCGACGTGGTCACGAAGCGCCTCATCGACGTCTACGCCGACCTCGCCGCCACCGCCCGCCGCTGA
- a CDS encoding WD40/YVTN/BNR-like repeat-containing protein: MSAREFPGFDPEIVADAVRQPPLAALRSAARSRRRHRAGIALAAVVSLAGAASVPFGGYRTAGGSFSPDGVLPTPINSPVSELFVLSEDKAVAVQVRGDDRCDIRFSSTSDGGRHWTDFRPARSEAPCRQQADGPERNPSTVGYTVLGERSYLVEFDGHRVLSTDGGQTWRDATDAMIEVPAFPRTALLVSCQAGCHALSGPLAVDPQTGDVFRLSGEPPSSQRPFSVQASPDGTIWVTYHSESADESPRIARSVDRGATWRTAGEPDGAWTVAVAGVSASEAYLLALPRTSAPDRPRSSGSALLLHTLDGGRTWTEMGTDLPTNTIVRPFTVGRDGSLLVGDRTHDASAAFFYVSRDGGRHFTRSAVVTQGGIAGSSPGLAWLTEPGDAVAGTATAQVSRDGTTWAPLRLP; encoded by the coding sequence ATGTCCGCTCGTGAGTTCCCCGGGTTCGACCCCGAGATCGTCGCCGACGCCGTCCGGCAGCCACCACTGGCAGCGCTTCGCTCCGCCGCCCGTTCCCGCCGGCGGCACCGGGCCGGGATCGCCCTGGCTGCGGTTGTCTCTCTGGCCGGGGCGGCGTCCGTGCCGTTCGGCGGTTACCGGACGGCAGGCGGCAGCTTCAGCCCAGACGGAGTCCTGCCCACCCCGATCAACAGCCCGGTCAGCGAGCTCTTCGTGTTGTCCGAGGACAAGGCTGTCGCCGTCCAGGTCCGGGGGGACGACCGGTGCGACATCCGTTTTTCCTCGACCAGCGACGGCGGGCGGCACTGGACGGACTTTCGTCCGGCCCGGTCCGAGGCACCCTGCCGCCAGCAGGCCGACGGCCCAGAGAGGAATCCGTCGACCGTGGGATACACCGTGCTGGGTGAGCGGAGCTACCTGGTGGAGTTCGACGGCCACCGCGTTCTCTCCACCGACGGTGGGCAGACGTGGCGCGACGCCACCGACGCGATGATCGAGGTGCCGGCGTTCCCGCGGACGGCGCTGCTTGTTTCCTGCCAGGCGGGCTGCCACGCGCTTTCCGGGCCGTTGGCCGTCGACCCCCAGACCGGGGACGTGTTCCGGCTCAGTGGCGAACCACCGTCGTCCCAGCGGCCGTTCAGCGTCCAGGCCAGCCCGGACGGGACGATCTGGGTCACCTACCATTCCGAATCGGCCGATGAATCGCCGCGGATCGCGCGCAGCGTGGACAGGGGTGCTACCTGGCGTACCGCCGGGGAACCGGACGGCGCGTGGACGGTTGCGGTCGCGGGGGTCAGCGCGAGCGAGGCGTACCTGCTGGCCCTGCCCCGCACGAGCGCCCCGGACCGGCCTCGGTCCTCGGGCTCCGCGCTGCTCCTGCACACCCTGGACGGGGGGCGTACCTGGACGGAGATGGGCACCGACCTACCCACCAACACTATTGTTCGGCCCTTCACCGTCGGGCGGGACGGGTCACTCCTCGTCGGAGACCGGACCCACGACGCCAGTGCTGCCTTCTTCTACGTCAGCCGGGACGGTGGACGCCACTTCACCCGGAGCGCGGTCGTCACCCAGGGTGGCATCGCAGGATCCAGCCCCGGGCTGGCCTGGCTGACCGAGCCGGGTGACGCCGTGGCCGGGACGGCGACGGCTCAGGTGAGCCGGGACGGCACGACCTGGGCTCCCCTGCGGCTGCCGTGA
- a CDS encoding LytR/AlgR family response regulator transcription factor — protein MSVTPPGFLRVLAVDDEPPALDELAYHLRADPRVARLHTAGDATEALRVLRDGDVDVVFLDIRMPGLDGMELARVLRRFARPPAIVFVTAYDDGAADAFDLGATDYVRKPVRAERLAESLRRVIGSRVVPSHPAALARAEEDPTIPVELAGTTRMLPRSAVRWVEAQGDYARLHTADGSHLVRVSLATLAERWADAGFVRIHRSYLVQLKLIAELRLVNSGYVVVVDSTELPVSRRHTRELKDKLVRAAKQDWNR, from the coding sequence GTGAGCGTGACTCCGCCCGGCTTCCTCCGGGTGCTGGCGGTGGACGACGAGCCGCCGGCGCTGGACGAGCTGGCGTACCACCTGCGGGCCGACCCCCGGGTGGCCCGGCTGCACACGGCGGGGGACGCGACCGAGGCGCTGCGGGTACTCCGCGACGGCGACGTGGACGTGGTCTTCCTGGACATCCGGATGCCCGGGCTGGACGGCATGGAGCTGGCCCGGGTGCTGCGCCGGTTCGCCCGGCCCCCGGCGATCGTCTTCGTCACCGCGTACGACGACGGCGCGGCGGACGCCTTCGACCTGGGCGCCACCGACTACGTGCGCAAGCCGGTGCGGGCCGAGCGGCTGGCCGAGTCGCTGCGCCGGGTGATCGGCTCCCGGGTGGTGCCGTCGCACCCGGCGGCCCTGGCCCGCGCGGAGGAGGACCCGACGATCCCCGTCGAGCTGGCCGGCACCACCCGGATGCTGCCGCGCTCGGCGGTGCGCTGGGTCGAGGCGCAGGGCGACTACGCCCGGCTGCACACCGCCGACGGCTCGCACCTGGTCCGGGTGTCGCTGGCCACCCTGGCGGAGCGCTGGGCGGACGCCGGTTTCGTCCGCATCCACCGCTCGTACCTGGTGCAGCTGAAGCTGATCGCCGAGCTGCGACTGGTCAACTCCGGGTACGTGGTGGTGGTCGACTCCACCGAGCTGCCGGTGAGCCGCCGGCACACCCGGGAGCTGAAGGACAAGCTGGTCCGGGCGGCGAAGCAGGACTGGAACCGCTGA